One Centropristis striata isolate RG_2023a ecotype Rhode Island chromosome 22, C.striata_1.0, whole genome shotgun sequence genomic window carries:
- the LOC131960283 gene encoding E3 ubiquitin-protein ligase TRIM7-like, with product MATASSLLSEEKFLCSVCLDVFTEPVSTPCGHSFCRACIQKCWDNSDDCKCPLCNRTFSPRPELQVNTFVCELTAEFKALVQVKASTPEPQLPGTADVLCDICSDMKENAVKSCLTCLASFCKVHLEPHQRVAAFKSHTLLDPVKNLDDRMCKTHNKLTELYCRTDQACICLKCFKTDHKSHNVVPLEEEYEATLAKKDETMANIQKMIQSRSEKIAEIENSVDVSQREAEKEKEASVQVFTDLICSIQSSQAELVEVIEERLRATKQKAEAFLTELRMEVAELESRSSQLEQLSQSEDHHHFLQSFPTLCSPLNKDWTNTGVHSNLSLQGVRDELTLLRQRVDEIKEEIPEINEKDQMKRMRKHAVDLTFDPETAFRNLVISQDGKQVTNGGRDQKRPKNPKRFEICPEVLAKEGFTTGKFYYEVQVKDKIGWIVGVVREPVNRKENTPLSVENGCWTIGLHDGIYRAYRKPSVELRLKEKLDNVGIFVDYNKGVVSFYDVNSKSHIYSFTGCHFREKLYPYFCLEGYLNGANSAPIIITPVPQTH from the coding sequence ATGGCCACTGCCAGCAGTCTGCTATCAGAGGAGAAGTTCCTGTGTTCTGTCTGTCTGGATGTGTTCACTGAGCCAGTCTCAACACCATGTGGACACAGCTTCTGCAGAGCATGTATCCAGAAGTGTTGGGACAACAGTGACGACTGCAAGTGTCCATTATGCAACAGGACATTTTCTCCAAGACCTGAACTCCAAGTCAACACTTTCGTGTGTGAGTTAACTGCTGAGTTTAAAGCTTTAGTACAAGTCAAGGCCTCGACTCCAGAGCCACAACTTCCTGGAACAGCAGACGTTCTTTGTGATATCTGCTCTGACATGAAGGAAAATGCTGTTAAATCTTGCCTGACGTGTTTAGCGTCTTTCTGTAAAGTGCACCTCGAGCCACATCAGAGAGTTGCTGCTTTCAAGAGCCACACATTATTAGACCCTGTGAAGAATCTTGATGACAGAAtgtgcaaaacacacaacaagttAACAGAACTGTACTGTAGGACTGACCAGGCCTGTATTTGTCTCAAGTGTTTCAAAACCGATCACAAGAGTCACAATGTTGTTCCACTTGAGGAAGAATACGAAGCCACTTTGGCAAAAAAAGATGAGACGATGGCAAATATCCAAAAGATGATTCAGTCACGGTCTGAGAAGATAGCTGAGATTGAAAACTCAGTTGATGTCAGCCAGAGAGAAgctgagaaagagaaagaagccAGTGTGCAGGTCTTCACTGACTTGATCTGCTCCATCCAGAGCAGCCAGGCCGAGCTTGTTGAGGTGATTGAGGAGAGGCTCAGAGCAACAAAGCAGAAGGCTGAAGCTTTTCTCACTGAACTGAGGATGGAAGTCGCTGAGCTGGAGAGCAGAAGCAGCCAGCTGGAGCAGCTGTCACAGTCTGAGGATCACCATCATTTCCTCCAGAGCTTCCCAACGTTGTGCTCTCCTTTAAACAAGGACTGGACCAACACTGGTGTTCACAGCAACCTGTCTCTTCAGGGAGTGAGAGATGAGTTGACTCTGCTGAGACAAAGAGTTGATGAAATAAAGGAGGAGATTCCTGAAATCAATGAAAAAGATCAAATGAAAAGAATGAGAAAACATGCAGTggacttgacctttgaccctgaaACAGCATTTCGCAATCTTGTCATAAGCCAGGATGGAAAACAAGTGACGAATGGAGGCAGAGATCAAAAACGTCCCAAAAATCCAAAGAGATTTGAAATATGTCCAGAAGTTTTGGCAAAGGAAGGATTCACAACAGGGAAGTTTTACTATGAAGTGCAAGTGAAAGACAAGATTGGCTGGATTGTTGGAGTGGTCAGAGAGCCTGTTAACAGAAAAGAGAACACACCTCTTTCAGTTGAAAATGGTTGTTGGACCATTGGGCTTCATGACGGTATATATAGAGCATATAGAAAACCAAGTGTTGAACTCAGACTGAAAGAAAAGCTTGATAATGTGGGCATCTTTGTGGACTATAATAAGGGAGTGGTTTCTTTCTATGATGTGAATTCTAAATCACACATCTATTCTTTCACTGGCTGCCACTTTAGAGAGAAACTTTACCCATACTTCTGCCTTGAAGGGTACCTCAATGGAGCAAACTCTGCTCCAATCATCATAACACCTGTTCCTCAAACACACTGA